Sequence from the Argentina anserina chromosome 7, drPotAnse1.1, whole genome shotgun sequence genome:
GTATATATTCAAGTTTCATGCAGCAATTAACAAgccaaaattcaaattaaaccTAGCCGACCTAACAAACCACCATAGCTGGTCAGAAAGTAGTTCTATACCCCAACTGCAAATAAGAACAATCATCAAACTAAACCATAATTCAATGAACCCAATAGCTAGTAATCATAAATGGTTGCCGCACCATGCCCAAAGAAACCCCAAACACAAAAGCAACTCTTCCAACCTCAAGTGATATCAATTAAGCATAAGAATGTTAGTAAgatgaagaatatatatacctcACTTGAAGATTGTTGAAGGAGGTCCTAAGAATTTATGAATTCATATGAGTAGTGAGAAAGAGATGGGCGACCAGAAGAAAATATCTACGTCTATATCTaggttgtgttttttttttaacttttaataatataataaatatatgtatattttagTCATTTGACTCATTTATATATCTGAtatgagaaaataaataaattaagagtgtgtattaagagatAAATGGACTGTATATAAAAATTCTCGTCAtataatagtttttttttaagaaagtttacagtgataaaaataatttaattaagacGTGGCAAATTTAAAAGAATTCAGATTAAAGCGTGAGTattcttcttattcttttcCTCCAGTCTGTAAAATTGATCGGAGCTAATTGGCAGAGTTCAGAGAAAGACGAAAAGCTCGTTTGGTTTGTGAAGAATGTGGGGGAAGCTTAACCAATCTATGCTAGGGGATAATGAAGAGCATGAAGAGGGCTTCTTGGATGAAGAATCTGAAGGCCTGTGTTCTCTATCTGCTACTCAGGTCTGGTAgtaaagtttcaatttttcagTTGTGGGTGATTCGTTTTTCTGtagtcttgttttttttttttttttgagattcAGATGGTTGAttggtttctgggttttgacCTGATCAGAGAATGTATGCCTTTGGAGGTTGTTTGTTAGCTGGGATGGCTTGTATGTTCCTGGTATGACATTTCTTCACCTCAGAAGATTTACTCTTTGCTTTTGAATTATACTGAATGAGCTTTGTATAAGTGTTATTGCATTCTTGATGGTATAAAGTGAAGTTGGTAGGAGACTAGGAGTGTAGGACTCTCCCATTTATAGTGGGAGAGCCACAGTTGGGAGATGGAATTTTCCGAAATTGGATCATCAGTTTTCTGATATGTGATGGTGACATGGTGTATGATACCATTTACCTTGGTGGCATTTAGTTCATGGTTAAAGAAATAAAGGATCAATCTTTTACGGAAGGACATACTAGCAAACTCTTGAACTGTATTATATAAGAAATGAGCTCTCCTGTGTAGAAGTATGACAGCTGTGTTGAATGAATAATCTTGGGAGTGTGATTTCAAACTCTGGGGTGTGAAAGAGTTGTACTCTTTGAGTTTTTTACTGTTCCTTCCCTCAATATCATCTTCGTATTATGCCCGAGTGGAACCTTCTGTTTACCTTTGGTGTCATAGTTGTAGCATATTTAAGAAAAattcttttttgttaaaagAATTTATACAGATATTTGTATGATCTTTTGTTTCCGGAATTCTTTATaagttttgtttctttggcAGTCGATGATCGTCTTTGCCAAACCCATCAAATTTGCCATTTTGTTCACCTTTGGCAATTTATTGGCGGTAGGAAGGTATGTCCAGATGTGcagttttcaaaattatacaCTTGAACCGCACAAATTAGTTCTTGTTGGTCTCCACTCTTTCTTGCAAGCGTCCCTAGTTTACAAAATCTGGAATATATTAAGTTGCTAACCTTTATTCGTGTTTGCCAGCACAGCCTTCCTCTTTGGCCCTGCCCAACAAATGAGAATGATGTTCGACTCGGTCCGAGTTTATGCAACAGCTATATACCTTGGATGTGTTGTTCTAGCCCTCTTCTGTGCTCTCTTGGTTAGTATGAAATCTTTTTCTTAGGTTGAATCTTAGTAATAATAAATTTGAATTAAAGTATATTACTTTGGATACTCTTGGGTCTGGGATCTCAGTAATATGTGGTGGAACAAAGGAGGGTGAATCTATTGTTAGATACCATCTAGTTTATATCTCTAACCCCATATTATCCCACATATATTACAAGATTGGTAAAGAAAAGATGAAGTACTTTTGGTGTGATTGATCTATAAAAAGCTCATTTATAGTGCGTCCCGTATCCCGACTGTAAAGCATCAGCATGTATCTTAGTGTCATAACAATTATCAAGAGGCTAAATATTTGAGACATTGAAGATTAGTTCAACATAGTGGTTACAGATAGCTCTACCTTTTGACATGAATTACATCTTCGATTTGTACATGTTGCTGTATCACTGTACATAATGGTTGATTGCTTTCAAATATATCCATCTATTGGAGTGAAAGAAAATCCTTACAATACAACTTTCTGTCTCTTTCATCTTGCAGATTCATAGCAAAGTTTTGACACTAATTGCAATGATATGTGAGATCTGCGCCCTTATTTGGTAAGTTTCTACGCCTGTTCACATTTCACCTTCTTCACTCTATAAACATAAAGTTCAGTAGCCTTCTAAACAACTCTCTGGCATGATTGTAGCTTAACCGCTGACACCCATCTTGGAAAATTTCTCCAGTAGCCTCTGTTGTCAACTACTCAACTTTGTAACATGTCCCAATTTCTGTTCATCTAACTTATACAGTCTGTAACGTTGTCTCAGGTACAGCCTAAGTTACATTCCTTTTGCTCGAAGAATGGTATCAGAATTGATGATTCGTCTATGCGACACCGAGCTTTAGCTGATGCAATTCAAAGGCAGTTCAGGGTGGTTAGTCTTCAAATTTGGGGTATGGTAGTTATGGCTTACATCTCTATACCCTTGTTACTTGAGTTCAACTTTTTATGGCTCAACGGTTGAATGTATGAGAAGACTTCTGTTGCGTTTGTGATCGTGTTATTTTAGCATGTAAAATGTGTAATTTGTCACATATTTGAGTCATCTCTGCAATACCACCAGGTATGTTGGCTTTCCAACTCTATCATAACACTAGGCTTACTAAATCCTCTTCTCCTTTTGGTTTGGAAGCCTTCAGCAATAGCGCCATGCATTTTCCTTCCCCTTTCTTGTGTTTAAAAGCATCACCATTTGCCACAATAGTGTCATTGATTGATCTTGAATCACGAAACTAACTTCTGATGCCATAAGAAGATATAAAGAACTTTCTTAGGGGGGGTTGAGGAAAGAAGGATGATGAAACAATGTCAACTTTCCAATCTTCTGCTTTGACAAGGTCATCTTTTCGTTTCGTCTTGCTCTCAAAATACATGTCTGCCGATTAGAAGTGGATGCTGATGGAAATATTGAGAGCTCACATCAGAACTATCTCTGGTGTTTATCCCTGGTTGTATAGGTTATTGGATGATCCCATGGTTCGGCTTCATTGCGTGTGGCTTTGTCGGTCTagcaaatcaaattcaaatgaatTTTGTTTATACAGCCACGGCTAGAGCATCCAATACTTTCTCCTCTCAGAACTTCTTCCGCACTCCGCTTTGTTTCTTTCTGCCCCAACTCCATCTAGTAACTAACTTCCTCATCTTCTAATAGAGTTCAGTGTCAACTTTCAAATAAAAACTTCTAAAGATTGTAGAGTTGTGCTGTCTGGGTGGTTTCTAGCTTTACCAACGACACCCATCTGGGAAAATTTCTCAAGTGACCACTGCCGTCATTTGTCAACCTTGTAACATGTCTCAATTTCTGTTAATCCAACTGATTTGATATGCAACGTTGTTTCAGGTAGTCTGAGTTACATTCCTTTTGCTTGAAGAATGGTTTCAGAATTGTTGATTCGCTTTTGCGACACTGAGCTTTAGCTGTTGCAACAGAACAGTTCTGGGTGCTTTAGTCTTGAAATTTTGTGATACAGTTTACATCTCTAAAGCCATGTTAGGTGAGTTCAATATTTTTCTGGCTTACCAGCTGAATGTTTGAGTAGAGTTCTGATGTGTTTATAATTGCTATTGCGGCATTGTATAATGTGTACTTTGGGACATCTTTGATTCATCTTAGCAATGCTGCCAGGAATAGAGGAACCTAATGCCATAACACTTGGCTTACCaaatcctctttgttttgGTTTGAAAGCCTTCATCATTA
This genomic interval carries:
- the LOC126804072 gene encoding uncharacterized protein LOC126804072 is translated as MWGKLNQSMLGDNEEHEEGFLDEESEGLCSLSATQRMYAFGGCLLAGMACMFLSMIVFAKPIKFAILFTFGNLLAVGSTAFLFGPAQQMRMMFDSVRVYATAIYLGCVVLALFCALLIHSKVLTLIAMICEICALIWYSLSYIPFARRMVSELMIRLCDTEL